The Apteryx mantelli isolate bAptMan1 chromosome Z, bAptMan1.hap1, whole genome shotgun sequence genome has a segment encoding these proteins:
- the TICAM2 gene encoding TIR domain-containing adapter molecule 2, translating to MVMRKNGKTDANRVSNSFLDVFVVMGSTNSKPTLSPDSSKKAKNMRTGRRDSKQVNELCGLSAEIREPASRSPGVCSSNENIEGVFYKFVILHAENDVDEAIRIQNLLQNKFCIKPGIIFAEMPCGKHILENLGDAVNGSAWTIILLTENFLNGPWCEFQSYTCLANALNKQHKYNSVIPVRPLNNPLPREKIPFALQAINALEEDSPGFAKQVERIFQESTYRQQREIWRRERMKEKLEHL from the coding sequence aatggAAAAACAGATGCTAATCGCGTCAGCAACTCATTTTTGGATGTGTTTGTCGTAATGGGCAGTACTAATTCCAAACCAACTCTTTCACCAGATAGCAGCAAAAAGGCTAAGAATATGCGTACGGGTCGGAGAGACTCCAAGCAAGTTAATGAATTGTGTGGCCTCTCTGCTGAAATCAGGGAGCCTGCAAGTAGGTCTCCAGGAGTTTGCAGCAGTAATGAGAATATTGAGGGTGTTTTCTATAAGTTTGTGATCCTGCATGCTGAGAATGATGTAGATGAAGCCATCCGGATCCAGAACCTGCTGCAGAATAAATTTTGTATTAAACCTGGAATAATCTTTGCTGAGATGCCTTGTGGTAAACATATCTTGGAAAATTTAGGTGATGCTGTGAATGGCTCGGCATGGACTATTATACTACTGACAGAAAATTTTCTGAATGGTCCTTGGTGTGAGTTTCAGTCTTACACCTGCCTTGCCAATGCTCTTAACAAACAGCATAAATACAACTCTGTGATACCTGTGAGGCCGCTGAATAACCCACTTCCCCGGGAGAAGATTCCTTTTGCCTTGCAGGCTATTAATGCCCTGGAAGAAGACAGTCCTGGCTTTGCAAAACAAGTGGAGAGGATTTTCCAGGAGTCTACGTACAGGCAACAGCGAGAGATATGGAGGAGAGAAAGGATGAAAGAGAAACTGGAGCACTTGTGA